One Pyrus communis chromosome 13, drPyrComm1.1, whole genome shotgun sequence genomic window carries:
- the LOC137713807 gene encoding protein EARLY FLOWERING 5-like, whose product MKTTKGGKVMNPTDAYRKELRKKELKRNKKERKKVREVGILKKDPDTLKEQIDKLEMMKADGALDKARKHKKRQLEDTLNLVIKKQKEYVEKQKEKGEVPVMFSHLGPPKRRKTAEEEERAKHPMPEDSVYFHPTLNPTGAPPPGKPPMFKSSIGPRIPLPAASSSGAASSSKMESEDAVPLAESGDNGPGDGSVIPESLPLPPPPPLPPNPAATNPGISLPPPPPPPPPGPLPKEQISNHPRLPPPPFQQSAQPPPPGISGNEKEQNQSSLSDLTSKDSTQVHTMLPPPPPPPPGLLKSTNNQSGGATSDAETNNAQLTKDFTNMVPPPLPPPPPPPRQQPPVPGPTLIPNLHPDVLPPGISRFPPPPPPPDMRPPLSTPGLPTRPGPPGMMVPMIPRPPYGPPPGPPPMMRPPLPPGPPTYQEDDYAARVAAHQKPSYVKSAASTVVKRPLAQHTPELTSMVPASVRVRREMAAPKAKAKPSLPTTAAPTQSATPPVKPESANSSSAPKGKSIDDSYMAFLEDMKALGALEG is encoded by the exons ATGAAGACGACGAAGGGAGGGAAGGTGATGAACCCTACGGACGCTTACCGGAAGGAGCTCCGGAAGAAGGAATTGAAACGG AATAAAAAAGAACGAAAGAAGGTGAGAGAGGTGGGGATCTTGAAGAAGGATCCCGATACTTTGAAAGAGCAGATTGATAAGCTGGAAATGATGA AGGCTGATGGCGCTCTTGACAAGGCAAGAAAACACAAGAAGAGGCAACTAGAGGATACACTTAACCTTGTTATAAAGAAGCAGAAG GAATATGTAGagaaacagaaagaaaaggGCGAGGTCCCAGTTATGTTCAG TCATTTGGGGCCGCCTAAAAGACGAAAGACTGcagaagaagaggagagagcGAAGCATCCGATGCCTGAG GACTCAGTTTACTTCCATCCGACCCTGAATCCTACTGGTGCCCCACCACCTGGAAAGCCTCCAATGTTTAAATCGTCAATAG GACCAAGAATTCCCTTACCTGCGGCTTCGTCAAGTGGTGCTGCATCATCCTCTAAAATGGAGTCAGAGGACGCTGTACCTCTGGCTGAATCTGGTGACAATGGCCCTGGTGATGGCTCTGTCATACCTGAGTCCTTGCCGCTACCTCCTCCGCCTCCATTGCCGCCTAACCCTGCAGCTACAAACCCAGGTATCTCattgccgccaccaccaccacccccacctCCAGGACCCCTGCCTAAAGAGCAGATTTCTAATCACCCCCGACTTCCCCCTCCACCTTTTCAACAGTCCGCCCAGCCTCCTCCTCCTGGTATCAGCGGAAATGAGAAGGAACAAAATCAATCTTCATTGTCTGATCTAACCTCTAAGGACTCCACACAG GTGCATACCatgcttcctcctcctcctcctccacctccagGTTTACTGAAGTCAACAAATAATCAGTCGGGAGGTGCAACATCTGACGCTGAAACCAATAATGCTCAACTTACCAAGGATTTTACTAACATGGTTCCAccacctcttcctcctcctcctcctcctccaagaCAACAACCTCCAGTTCCTGGACCCACCCTTATTCCAAATTTACATCCTGATGTATTGCCCCCAGGTATCTCACGTTTTCCTCCACCCCCACCTCCACCAGATATGCGGCCACCATTGTCCACTCCTGGACTTCCCACTCGACCAGGTCCCCCGGGAATGATGGTCCCAATGATCCCCAGGCCCCCATACGGTCCTCCCCCTGGACCTCCCCCAATGATGAGACCACCACTTCCACCTGGGCCTCCTACTTATCAAGAAGATGATTATGCTGCTCGAGTGGCTGCCCATCAGAAACCTTCATATGTTAAATCTGCAGCATCTACTGTTGTGAAGAGGCCTCTGGCTCAGCACACTCCAGAACTTACATCCATG GTTCCTGCATCTGTTCGGGTAAGGAGAGAGATGGCCGCcccaaaagcaaaagcaaaaccTTCACTCCCAACCACAGCAGCACCTACCCAGTCAGCAACTCCTCCTGTTAAACCAGAGTCAGCAAACTCGTCGTCAGCACCAAAAGGCAAGAGCATAGATGACTCGTATATGGCTTTCCTGGAGGACATGAAGGCGCTTGGAGCACTTGAAGGTTGA
- the LOC137713546 gene encoding protein NUCLEAR FUSION DEFECTIVE 4-like: protein MERLSSSKWTATAASILIQYTGGSPYAFSIYSPAIKSSQGYDQSTLDTVSVFKDIGGNVGVLSGILYSAVALNRRRIGGPWVVLLVGAIQCFVGYFFLWAAVTGLVERPPVAVVCLFMLLAAHAQTFFNTANVVTGVHNFSDYGGTIVGIMKGFLGLSSAVLVQVYDTFCNGNPSTFILLLALLPTSVTILFMPLVKIYEAGRSAIDKKYLNIFSAFALLTAAYLMVLIIFRTIFTFPSWASVLTVTPLLLCLLVSPLGIAIKAQNLQPKKLPETPNDPLLENPEPVLASSNVSASETPTDHEDMNLLKAMICVDFWLLFIAMICGMGSGLATINNMGQIGESLGYTTIEINSFVSLWSIWNFLGRFGAGYVSDYLLHKKGWARPLLMAVTLATMAAGHIVISSGFPGNLYVGSILVGICYGSQWSLMPTITSEIFGIRHMGTIFNTIAIASPVGSYIFSVRVIGFIYDREASGEDDDSCSGTHCFMLSFFIMASVAFFGFLVALALFFRTRRFYHTIVLKRLRHSSPKQ from the exons ATGGAAAGGCTGAGCAGCAGCAAGTGGACAGCCACGGCGGCGAGCATATTGATCCAGTACACCGGCGGCTCTCCCTACGCCTTCAGCATCTACTCCCCGGCGATCAAGTCGAGCCAGGGCTACGACCAATCAACGCTCGACACGGTGTCCGTCTTCAAAGACATAGGCGGCAACGTCGGTGTCTTATCGGGAATTTTGTACTCCGCTGTGGCGCTTAACCGTCGCCGAATTGGTGGGCCCTGGGTGGTGCTTCTGGTGGGGGCAATCCAGTGCTTCGTGGGGTACTTCTTCCTGTGGGCTGCTGTCACCGGATTGGTGGAGAGGCCGCCGGTCGCGGTGGTGTGCTTGTTCATGTTGCTGGCGGCCCACGCTCAGACTTTCTTCAACACCGCCAACGTGGTGACTGGGGTCCACAACTTCTCTGATTACGGTGGGACCATCGTCGGCATCATGAAG GGATTTCTTGGTCTAAGTTCAGCAGTTCTAGTCCAAGTCTATGACACATTCTGCAATGGCAACCCCAGCACCTTCATTCTCCTGCTGGCATTGTTGCCCACATCTGTCACCATCTTGTTCATGCCTCTGGTCAAAATCTACGAAGCTGGTAGAAGTGCTATTGACAAAAAGTACTTAAACATCTTCTCTGCTTTTGCTCTGCTTACGGCTGCTTATCTCATGGTCCTAATCATATTCCGAACCATCTTCACTTTCCCATCATGGGCAAGTGTTCTCACTGTTACACCACTTCTTCTGTGTTTACTTGTCTCGCCCCTCGGAATAGCCATCAAAGCACAGAACTTGCAACCCAAGAAACTCCCTGAGACACCCAATGATCCTTTACTCGAAAACCCCGAGCCAGTTTTAGCATCCTCCAATGTATCAGCATCAGAAACCCCTACAGACCATGAAGATATGAATTTATTGAAAGCTATGATTTGTGTTGATTTCTGGTTGTTGTTTATTGCTATGATATGTGGGATGGGGTCTGGATTGGCCACCATAAACAACATGGGTCAAATAGGGGAATCTCTTGGCTACACAACAATTGAGATCAATTCTTTTGTTTCCCTGTGGAGCATATGGAATTTTCTAGGCCGGTTTGGAGCTGGGTATGTCTCAGATTACTTGCTACATAAGAAAGGATGGGCAAGGCCATTGCTGATGGCTGTCACACTAGCAACCATGGCAGCCGGCCACATTGTGATTTCATCTGGCTTTCCTGGGAATTTATATGTGGGTTCGATCCTAGTTGGGATTTGCTATGGCTCACAGTGGTCACTTATGCCCACAATCACTTCTGAAATCTTTGGAATTAGACACATGGGGACTATTTTCAACACGATCGCAATAGCCAGTCCTGTTGGTTCTTATATCTTCTCCGTGAGAGTAATCGGGTTCATATATGATAGAGAAGCTTCCGGAGAAGATGATGACTCCTGCAGCGGCACTCACTGCTTCATGCTGTCGTTTTTTATCATGGCTTCTGTTGCTTTCTTTGGGTTTCTTGTAGCTCTTGCTTTGTTCTTTCGGACGAGGAGATTCTATCATACAATCGTGCTCAAGAGACTGCGGCATTCTTCTCCGAAACAGTAA
- the LOC137712848 gene encoding zinc finger protein BRUTUS-like At1g74770 codes for MGGDDESPQCLLLPSQNDAQPESSASATRVPLAQTPILLLVCFHKALLAELLDLRLVTTAALESGSRDRLDRDFVLLLLRRFEFLKLAYEYHCSSEDEIIFLALDGRTKNVASTYSLEHRSIDGLFDSIFNRLDVLLEENENENFPKQFQELVFGIGTLKEFVSQHMLKEEQQVFPLILQQFCREEQAALVWQFMCSVPLLLLEDLLPWTISFLPPDEQEEVRHCIKAIVPDEKSLQEVVNSWLASNEQSSFGASKNSRGAQQAGEYADMKKLLTSHSPKRFLEEHKRHIKADCIHSDIGYNPVDGLPLWHGVIRKDLTTILEELYQIRSASSFLNLDSVVVQLKFFVDVLNFYSALEKLYHPVLNEHFNGCLYPYSEQFPNENHVEGLQRLLYYEPQDGTPLSKFVEKLCWELESFVVGINKYFAFQETKVVPIVKKNCSHDMQLQLLYASLHILPLGLLKCMTTWFSACLSEDESRSILSNLKEGDSLINKSFASLLHEWFRIGHSGKTSVEKFREELQQIFKSRCTSLKQFYNTSGSSSLSSIMKPIEASNTKVMELISSDKGKNSLSYSSSCASDSARNYRTSYSSRNKLHLYFTGTVKTSYHFPESLSGENHPGYALHEPKPIDLIFFIHKALKKDLEYLVFGSAQLDDNADFLSEFCRRFQLIQFLNQIHSEAEEEVAFPALEAKGKLQNISHSYMIDHKLEVEHFHKISLVLDEMSILHVSASDVDSNAVDNKMQKHHQLCRRLHDMCTSTCKLLTEHVHREEFELWPLFKECFSIEEQERIVGCILGRTEAKILQDMLPWLMDALTQEEQQVMITLWRQVTRNTMFDEWLREWWEGYETAKLVEESIVPPSFTEDPLEVVSAYLCGSSEQEGRCCNKSVNFPEKDSHSANTEPLENSEVGYKPKGPGGDQCISTDTECTRLCDEGNKKKLQEVENATNQINDIGHLLQRSQKSKYCECLLTLSQEDMQAAVIKISRDSSLDPQKKPHMIQNLIMSRWIARQNSELTVASNGKEFPGQHPSYHDPLGVTYGCKHYKRNCKLFAACCNQLYTCIRCHDEMADHEIDRKSITEMMCMKCLKMQTVGPTCSTASCSNFSMAKYFCRICKIFDNERVIYHCPYCNLCRVGKGLGIDYFHCMTCNACMSRSLLKHTCREKCFMDNCPICNEDIFTSNSPVKSLPCGHLMHSTCFEAYTFTNYTCPICGKSLGDMQVYFRMLDAFLAKQETPDEYAGQTQVILCNDCEKRGTAPFHWLYHKCPYCGSYNTRLL; via the exons ATGGGCGGCGACGACGAATCTCCCCAATGCCTCCTCCTCCCTTCGCAAAACGATGCCCAGCCGGAGTCCTCCGCATCCGCGACACGTGTCCCGCTAGCTCAGACGCCGATCCTCCTGCTCGTCTGCTTCCACAAGGCGCTGCTGGCCGAGCTCCTCGATCTCCGCCTCGTGACCACCGCCGCCTTGGAGAGTGGCTCACGTGACCGCCTAGACCGCGACTTCGTTCTCCTGCTTCTGCGGCGGTTTGAGTTCCTCAAGCTCGCGTATGAGTACCACTGCTCTTCAGAGGACGAG ATAATCTTTTTAGCGTTAGATGGGCGAACAAAAAATGTAGCTAGTACATATTCACTAGAACATAGGAGTATAGACGGTCTCTTCGACTCGATTTTCAATCGCTTGGATGTTTTGTTAGAGGAAAACGAGAATGAGAATTTTCCCAAGCAATTTCAAGAACTTGTGTTTGGCATCGGGACACTGAAGGAATTCGTTTCCCAGCATATGCTGAAAGAAGAACAGCAG GTTTTTCCCTTGATCCTGCAGCAGTTCTGTCGCGAAGAACAGGCTGCACTTGTGTGGCAGTTCATGTGTAGTGTTCCTTTATTGCTGCTTGAGGATCTACTTCCGTGGACGATCTCCTTTCTTCCACCTGATGAACAAGAGGAAGTTAGACATTGCATAAAAGCAATTGTACCTGATGAAAAATCACTTCAAGAG GTGGTAAATTCTTGGCTTGCTAGCAATGAACAATCCTCCTTTGGGGCCTCCAAGAATTCTAGAGGAGCTCAACAAGCCGGCGAATATGCAGACATGAAAAAGTTACTGACGTCTCATTCGCCCAAAAGGTTTTTAGAAGAACATAAAAGACACATTAAGGCAGATTGCATCCACTCTGATATTGGATACAATCCGGTTGATGGCCTTCCTCTTTGGCATGGAGTCATTAGAAAAGATTTGACGACAATTCTGGAGGAGCTATATCAAATAAGAAGCGCAAGCAGTTTTTTGAATCTTGATTCAGTAGTTGTCCAGCTAAAATTCTTTGTAGATGTCCTTAATTTCTACAG TGCATTGGAGAAGTTATATCATCCTGTGTTGAATGAACATTTCAACGGCTGCCTTTACCCCTACAGTgaacaatttccaaatgaaaacCACGTTGAAGGTTTGCAGAGGTTGCTATACTATGAGCCTCAAGATGGAACACCTTTGAGCAAAtttgttgagaagctttgctGGGAACTGGAGTCTTTTGTGGTGGGAATTAACAAGTACTTTGCTTTCCAAGAAACCAAG GTAGTTCCCATTGTAAAGAAGAATTGCAGTCATGATATGCAGCTGCAACTCTTGTATGCGAGCCTTCATATTCTGCCACTTGGGTTGCTAAAGTGCATGACTACTTGGTTTTCGGCTTGCTTATCTGAGGACGAATCCAGGTCCATCCTTAGCAACTTGAAGGAGGGAGATTCTTTAATCAATAAATCATTTGCATCCCTCTTACATGAGTGGTTCCGCATTGGTCATTCAGGTAAGACCTCTGTTGAAAAGTTTCGTGAGGAGTTGCAGCAAATATTCAAGAGCAGATGCACTTCCTTAAAGCAATTCTATAATACTAGTGGATCTTCCTCCTTAAGTTCCATTATGAAACCTATTGAGGCATCAAACACTAAGGTAATGGAGCTAATCTCTTCAGATAAGGGCAAGAATTCTCTGTCATACTCTTCATCTTGTGCCTCTGACTCTGCCAGGAATTATAGGACGTCATATTCCAGCAGAAATAAACTTCACTTATATTTCACTGGAACAGTGAAAACATCGTATCACTTTCCTGAAAGTCTTAGTGGAGAGAACCATCCTGGTTACGCTCTTCATGAACCAAAACCAATAGATCTCATATTTTTCATCCACAAGGCTCTCAAGAAAGATTTGGAATACCTTGTATTTGGCTCGGCTCAGTTGGATGACAATGCTGATTTTCTCTCAGAGTTTTGCCGGCGATTCCAACTTATACAGTTTCTAAATCAAATACATAGTGAAGCAGAGGAAGAAGTCGCCTTTCCAGCTTTAGAGGCAAAAGGAAAACTGCAAAACATTAGCCACTCTTACATGATAGACCACAAATTAGAAGTTGAACACTTTCACAAGATATCCCTCGTTCTGGATGAGATGTCTATATTGCATGTTTCTGCTTCTGACGTCGATTCAAATGCAGTGGATAATAAAATGCAGAAGCACCATCAGCTGTGCAGGAGGCTTCATGACATGTGCACATCAACCTGCAAGTTACTGACTGAACATGTTCATCGTGAAGAATTTGAGCTCTGGCCCTTGTTTAAAGAATGCTTCTCCATTGAAGAGCAAGAGAGGATTGTAGGATGCATACTTGGTAGAACAGAAGCAAAAATATTGCAAGATATGTTACCTTGGCTAATGGACGCTTTGACACAAGAAGAACAGCAAGTCATGATTACTCTATGGCGCCAGGTCACACGAAACACAATGTTTGATGAGTGGTTGAGAGAATGGTGGGAGGGATATGAGACAGCTAAGTTGGTAGAGGAGTCCATTGTACCTCCTTCATTTACTGAAGATCCATTGGAGGTTGTCTCTGCCTATCTGTGTGGATCGAGTGAACAAGAAGGAAGATGCTGTAACAAAAGTGTCAATTTTCCAGAAAAAGATTCCCATAGTGCTAATACCGAGCCATTGGAAAATAGTGAGGTGGGTTATAAGCCAAAAGGTCCCGGAGGTGACCAATGTATTTCCACTGATACAGAATGTACAAGACTTTGTGATGAAGGTAACAAGAAGAAATTACAAGAAGTTGAAAATGCCACAAATCAAATCAATGATATAGGTCACCTTTTGCAAAGAAGCCAGAAATCCAAGTACTGTGAGTGCCTGCTGACACTTAGTCAAGAGGATATGCAGGCTGCAGTAATAAAAATCTCCCGTGACTCTTCCTTGGATCCTCAGAAGAAACCACATATGATCCAGAACCTGATAATGAG CCGTTGGATAGCCAGACAGAACTCTGAATTAACAGTTGCAAGTAATGGGAAAGAATTTCCTGGTCAGCATCCATCCTATCATGACCCTCTTGGAGTAACCTATGGTTGTAAACACTATAAGAGGAACTGTAAGCTTTTTGCTGCCTGTTGCAACCAACTTTACACTTGCATACGCTGCCATGATGAGATGGCTGATCATGAGATAGATAG GAAATCTATAACAGAGATGATGTGCATGAAATGCTTGAAGATGCAGACAGTTGGGCCCACATGCTCAACTGCATCCTGCAGTAACTTTTCTATGGCAAAATACTTTTGCAGGATCTGCAAAATATTTGATAACGAACG GGTCATCTACCATTGTCCTTACTGTAACTTGTGCCgagttggaaagggattgggtaTTGACTACTTCCATTGCATGACATGTAATGCCTGCATGTCCCGTTCTCTATTGAAGCACACATGCAGAGAGAAATGCTTTATGGATAACTGCCCTATTTGCAATGAAGACATCTTCACCTCAAATTCTCCAGTGAAGTCCCTTCCATGCGGTCATTTGATGCACTCAACATGTTTTGAG GCCTACACCTTTACGAATTATACTTGCCCAATCTGTGGCAAGTCACTCGGGGACATGCAG GTGTATTTTAGAATGTTGGATGCATTTTTGGCTAAACAGGAAACTCCAGACGAGTACGCGGGCCAAACTCAG GTCATACTCTGCAATGACTGTGAGAAGAGAGGAACTGCTCCCTTTCACTGGCTTTACCACAAGTGCCCCTATTGTGGTTCATACAACACCAGGCTTCTATGA
- the LOC137712053 gene encoding LOB domain-containing protein 27-like has product MFPISPLPFLLPLLLLQLTATLLLILFNLNHCITLLSNCFRGFSPFRLSDWFQSHFGIEKMTLKGTTSQACAACKYQRRKCRAECPLAPYFPPDQPKMFQNAHKLFGVSNILKILKNLEPRQKLEAMRSIIYQANVRDKFPVYGCWEVIWQIQYQILVAEEELQAVHQQLAVYRQHHQHQHQILSMPEYVTSHLELGMAPPNNPLPLFNHNPPPYNHNNNNNATAVAPIDQHQQQSYSNSSDAAYSSAAYNIDSKDNIINNNTNNNNNNDAGNQMWISNPFMTNNSNNNNNNSEAIQSELGVLQPLSIQPEVVQDYDELHPFFDTIDDRQSYIDSKEAYDSSSEESFKDTTQSMEHAENALKNAAACFSLTSVN; this is encoded by the exons ATGTTCCCCATATCACCACTTCCATTtctcctccccctcctcctcctccaactcACCGCCActctcctcctcatcctcttcaatCTCAACCACTGCATCACTCTCCTCTCCAACTGCTTTCGAGGTTTTTCGCCTTTCCGGCTCTCTGATTGGTTCCAATCTCATTTTGGGATCGAAAAAATGACCCTGAAGGGCACCACCAGCCAGGCCTGCGCCGCGTGCAAGTACCAGCGAAGGAAGTGCAGGGCGGAGTGCCCCTTGGCTCCCTATTTCCCGCCGGACCAACCCAAAATGTTCCAAAACGCACACAAGCTTTTCGGAGTCAGCAACATTttgaaaatacttaaaaatctcGAACCTCGCCAGAAGCTAGAGGCCATGAGGTCCATCATATACCAAGCTAACGTGCGCGACAAGTTTCCGGTCTACGGGTGCTGGGAGGTGATCTGGCAGATCCAGTACCAAATCCTCGTGGCGGAGGAAGAGCTCCAAGCCGTTCATCAACAGCTGGCAGTGTACAGACAGCACCACCAGCACCAGCACCAGATTTTGTCCATGCCGGAATACGTGACGTCACACTTAGAGCTAGGGATGGCTCCGCCCAACAATCCCCTCCCACTTTTCAATCACAATCCTCCCCCTTATAATCACAATAATAACAACAATGCCACCGCGGTGGCTCCTATAGATCAGCACCAACAGCAGTCTTACTCTAACAGCAGTGATGCTGCCTACAGCTCTGCTGCTTATAATATTGACTCCAAAGACAacatcatcaacaacaacaccaacaacaacaataataatgaTGCTGGAAATCAGATGTGGATTTCGAATCCTTTTATGACtaacaacagcaacaacaacaataataattcCGAGGCGATTCAATCCGAACTCGGAGTTCTTCAGCCGCTCTCTATCCAACCTGAAGTTGTTCAAGATTACGATGAGTTGCATCCGTTCTTTGACACCATCGATGATAGACAGTCATACATTGATTCCAAAGAGGCTTATGATTCTag CTCGGAAGAATCGTTCAAGGACACAACACAGTCCATGGAGCATGCAGAGAATGCATTGAAGAACGCTGCAGCATGCTTTAGTCTAACCAGTGTCAACTGA